The Campylobacter sp. CN_NE2 region TTACAACTTCAACCTGATTTTGTAAAATTAATCGAGAGCTTCGGCGGTATTGGATTTAGTGTTAAGACAAAAGCCGAATTTGAAAATGCACTTAGCGAAGCGTTAAAAAGCGACAAAGTAAGTTTTATCGAAGTTAAAATCGATCGCTTTGAAAATGTATTGCCTATGGTTCCAGCTGGCGGTGCTTTATATAATATGATTTTGGATTAAAAGGGCGAAAAATGTGTAATGAAAGCATAAGAAGAATAATTTCTGTTATAGTTTTAAACGAGCACGGCGTTTTAAGCCGAATTTCAGGGCTTTTTGCAGGGCGTGGTTATAATATCGATAGCCTTACAGTCGCTCCGATTCCAAATACAAATTTATCCCGTTTTACAATCGTAACTTCGGGCGATAAAAGGGTAATAGAACAGATTGTAAAGCAACTTCACAAGCTTATTCCTATTTATAAGGTTATTGAAGATGCCGAATTTGTCGAAAAAGAGATGGTTTTAGTAAAAATTTCGCTAAATGAAAGTTTGGCAGGACTTGATGCGCTTTTAAGTGCATATAACGGAAGCGTTGTAAATAGCGATGAAAATTGCCTAATTTTAATGGCGTGTGATGATTCGACTAGAATCGACGGCTTTTTAAAGACTATCAAAAAATACAATCCAATTGACATCGTTCGAAGCGGTTCGGTTGCACTTGATATATAAATTTTTTTAAAGGATTTAAAGATGAAACTTTCAAAAATTTGTGAGATTTTAAATATCGAATTTAACGGAAAAGATTTTGAAGTTTCGGCTTTAAATTCGCTAAAAAACGCCACTGCAAGCGAGCTAAGCTACTGCGATAGCGATAAAAATGCTAAATTTATCGCTGATAGCAAAGCCGGATTTTTGCTAGTTAAAAAAGGCACGGCTGTGCTAAATTCGGCTATTGCGTTAGAGTGCGAAAAT contains the following coding sequences:
- the ilvN gene encoding acetolactate synthase small subunit; this translates as MCNESIRRIISVIVLNEHGVLSRISGLFAGRGYNIDSLTVAPIPNTNLSRFTIVTSGDKRVIEQIVKQLHKLIPIYKVIEDAEFVEKEMVLVKISLNESLAGLDALLSAYNGSVVNSDENCLILMACDDSTRIDGFLKTIKKYNPIDIVRSGSVALDI